From the genome of Xyrauchen texanus isolate HMW12.3.18 chromosome 22, RBS_HiC_50CHRs, whole genome shotgun sequence, one region includes:
- the LOC127662816 gene encoding prospero homeobox protein 1-like yields the protein MNLSPPEQSMHKLSKSCMDGNKADLLLPCFRRSKYDEPLTSYHNGSIISHLLHKTIHNKRTSLDNNLLYLPSANVSGASVVNSVSNMTDFAQEDQSSMSFHDSMEDLSPGSQLLSADVERPLSKHLQAKRARVENIIRGMAGSPNSRSHGEENECEAMRCRREFLKENKRKQRLPQHQEPNRSNIQPNTRGKTSKDEECHKLKEQLQSMQCLLHQLQEKILHVYDQNYSENEDRENGRSEQDNQEPRLMFDKCLGGRYRDHLNNNFTSDREVKNLQETLKCELTRTLSESIDQVFRELSMTLLNQSSEPQPCQSPEYSESEMQTQQNSPLEQLDSDEIVKSGSADRFESSPVNSPEHQSEALSLVVRKPSLTQLNSVNQGVKRPYPLHQTPFQLCYNTPLHDSQILEHLLKYGPHSTFSGLPCLPPSLERSSPDSMEHSWGSVGMRSKVTSGHLGQHHRPAPPGLVAVETLCLPHVKMECGDLQSMAERSSFMSLSIQEGLTPNHLKKAKLMFFYTRYPSSNLLKNFFPDVKFNRCITSQLIKWFSNFREFYYIQMEKFARQAIIDGVNDVKDISVSRESELFRALNMHYNKANDFQVPDRFLEVAEITLQEFYSAISLTKDSDPSWKKAIYKVICKLDSDVPEDFKSPSYL from the exons ATGAATTTGAGTCCGCCTGAACAAAGCATGCACAAGCTGAGCAAGAGCTGCATGGATGGCAACAAAGCCGATCTCCTGCTTCCCTGTTTCCGCAGAAGCAAGTACGACGAGCCCCTCACATCTTACCACAACGGCTCCATCATATCTCACCTCCTGCATAAAACTATTCACAATAAACGGACTTCCCTAGACAACAACCTCCTTTACCTGCCTTCGGCTAATGTGTCTGGTGCAAGCGTGGTCAATTCTGTATCCAACATGACCGATTTTGCTCAAGAGGACCAGAGCAGCATGTCTTTCCATGATAGCATGGAGGATCTGTCACCTGGGAGTCAACTCTTAAGCGCAGATGTTGAGCGGCCATTAAGCAAGCACCTCCAAGCCAAACGCGCCAGGGTGGAGAACATCATACGAGGCATGGCAGGCTCGCCCAATTCCAGGTCGCACGGAGAAGAAAATGAATGTGAAGCCATGCGGTGTCGAAGAGAATTTCTGAAGGAGAACAAACGCAAACAGAGGCTTCCCCAACACCAGGAACCCAATCGGTCCAACATACAACCCAACACCAGAGGCAAGACAAGCAAAGATGAAGAGTGTCACAAACTGAAGGAGCAGCTCCAAAGCATGCAGTGTCTCTTGCATCAACTTCAGGAGAAGATCTTGCATGTGTACGACCAAAATTACTCTGAGAACGAGGACAGGGAAAATGGGAGATCGGAACAAGATAATCAAGAACCACGGCTGATGTTTGACAAATGTCTTGGTGGCAGATACAGAGACCATCTGAACAACAATTTCACATCGGATAGGGAGGTGAAAAACCTTCAGGAGACTCTTAAATGCGAGCTGACCAGGACCTTGAGTGAAAGCATTGACCAGGTCTTCAGAGAGCTCTCGATGACTCTACTAAACCAATCATCCGAGCCGCAGCCTTGCCAGAGTCCGGAGTACTCTGAATCTGAGATGCAAACCCAACAAAATTCCCCTCTGGAGCAGTTAGACTCTGACGAAATTGTCAAATCCGGGTCTGCGGACCGCTTTGAGAGCTCCCCCGTCAACAGCCCAGAACACCAGAGCGAAGCTCTATCCCTGGTGGTTCGTAAACCTTCCCTAACCCAGTTAAACTCAGTCAATCAGGGCGTAAAGAGACCCTATCCTCTCCACCAGACTCCCTTCCAGTTGTGCTACAACACTCCCCTCCACGACAGCCAGATCCTTGAGCACCTTCTGAAATATGGGCCGCATTCTACCTTCTCCGGACTGCCTTGTCTGCCTCCGTCCTTGGAGAGATCATCTCCGGACTCCATGGAGCACTCTTGGGGAAGCGTCGGCATGAGGTCCAAGGTGACTTCTGGGCATCTGGGTCAGCACCATCGCCCAGCACCTCCTGGACTAGTCGCAGTGGAAACCCTGTGCCTCCCACATGTCAAGATGGAGTGTGGAGATCTGCAGAGCATGGCAGAGAGAAGCTCCTTCATGTCACTCAGT ATTCAGGAGGGTTTGACCCCAAACCATCTGAAGAAAGCCAAACTGATGTTCTTCTACACGCGTTACCCCAGCTCAAATTTACTCAAGAACTTTTTCCCTGATGTTAAG TTCAATCGCTGCATCACGTCTCAGCTGATCAAGTGGTTTAGTAACTTCAGAGAGTTCTACTACATCCAGATGGAGAAGTTTGCTCGTCAGGCCATCATAGACGGTGTGAATGATGTGAAAGACATCTCCGTCAGCAGAGAGTCCGAGCTGTTCCGCGCACTCAACATGCACTACAACAAAGCCAACGACTTCCAG GTTCCAGACAGATTCCTGGAGGTTGCTGAAATCACACTGCAGGAGTTTTACAGCGCCATTTCACTCACGAAAGACTCCGACCCCTCCTGGAAAAAAGCCATCTACAAGGTTATCTGCAAACTAGACAGTGACGTACCTGAGGATTTCAAGTCCCCTTCATACCTGTAG